In the genome of Flaviflexus ciconiae, one region contains:
- a CDS encoding CYTH domain-containing protein, with the protein MDLDPIEQIFEFERKFFVSALPDVVEHAHHNLIIQGYVFAEDGYGIRVRVTAPDMTVDFSDFNPDTDRFGAYERKVLEGVVGKLSGAWITVKSPPVSGQRYELDQQLDSAVAVSILQRSQRIVIKNRHSIWLGEDGWEIDEFGGQNHGLILAECERTGPVVDLEIPDFCETEVSSDLRFTNDNLSKHPWIGWESSYLAELATKGPFFEDFES; encoded by the coding sequence ATGGATCTCGACCCGATTGAACAGATCTTCGAGTTTGAGAGGAAATTCTTTGTCTCCGCACTTCCTGACGTCGTTGAGCACGCTCATCACAACCTGATCATCCAGGGATACGTGTTTGCGGAAGACGGTTACGGCATCCGAGTCAGAGTGACCGCGCCTGACATGACGGTGGACTTCTCCGACTTCAATCCTGACACCGACCGGTTCGGTGCCTACGAACGCAAAGTCCTCGAGGGCGTGGTGGGGAAACTGTCAGGAGCCTGGATTACCGTGAAATCCCCGCCTGTCTCCGGCCAGCGGTACGAGCTCGACCAGCAGCTCGATAGCGCTGTTGCGGTCTCGATTCTCCAAAGATCTCAGCGGATCGTCATCAAGAACCGCCACTCGATTTGGCTGGGGGAGGACGGCTGGGAGATCGACGAGTTTGGCGGGCAAAACCACGGCCTGATCCTCGCCGAATGCGAACGAACCGGTCCGGTTGTTGACCTTGAAATACCCGACTTCTGTGAAACCGAAGTGTCGTCGGATCTGCGGTTCACCAACGATAACTTGTCCAAGCACCCGTGGATCGGCTGGGAGTCGTCCTACCTTGCTGAGCTAGCCACCAAGGGACCTTTCTTCGAAGACTTTGAGTCGTAA
- a CDS encoding DsbA family protein has product MSTSSPQFQTPGQQPDSKNRGLLITIIILLLVIIGLAIALILTISGDDDSSAGQSHETIQAETIEPDVTLGSDGGADSDASKTASDSDAATDPAETPTATVAPLPTEDATSGTVEDPDALLAEHQRDSEDPYALGDVDADIVVVQYADYRCGYCALWHVEVFEALEPYIESGQVRFEYRDHPVLGDASIYASAAARAAENQGLFWEYGDALYEDTYNGTSPAYDLAYFESVAERVGVEDIEQFSADLQDVETLEAVLDSRQHNLELGVTGTPSFIIEDVFVPGALDEEAFIQVVESKLP; this is encoded by the coding sequence ATGAGCACCAGCAGCCCCCAGTTCCAGACGCCGGGCCAGCAACCCGATTCGAAGAATCGGGGGCTGCTGATCACCATCATCATCCTCCTGCTCGTCATCATTGGCCTGGCTATTGCGCTGATCCTGACGATCTCCGGCGATGATGACTCCTCGGCAGGCCAGTCCCACGAGACCATCCAGGCCGAGACCATTGAACCCGATGTCACATTGGGATCGGACGGCGGAGCAGATAGTGACGCGAGCAAAACGGCAAGCGATTCTGACGCCGCAACCGATCCTGCGGAAACACCAACTGCGACTGTCGCACCGCTACCCACGGAGGATGCTACGTCCGGCACCGTGGAGGATCCTGATGCTCTTCTTGCGGAGCACCAGAGGGATTCCGAGGATCCGTATGCTCTCGGTGACGTGGACGCCGACATTGTCGTTGTCCAGTATGCCGACTACAGGTGCGGCTATTGCGCCCTGTGGCATGTTGAGGTTTTCGAAGCTCTCGAGCCATACATCGAATCCGGCCAGGTCCGGTTCGAGTACCGCGACCATCCGGTCCTTGGGGACGCCTCGATCTACGCCTCAGCAGCGGCACGAGCGGCCGAAAATCAGGGACTGTTCTGGGAGTACGGTGATGCCCTCTACGAGGACACGTACAACGGAACAAGCCCGGCTTACGACCTGGCCTACTTCGAATCCGTAGCGGAACGGGTTGGTGTTGAAGACATCGAACAGTTCAGCGCGGACCTGCAGGACGTGGAGACCCTCGAGGCTGTTCTGGATTCACGCCAGCACAATCTTGAGCTCGGTGTCACGGGAACCCCGTCGTTCATAATCGAGGACGTTTTTGTCCCCGGAGCCCTCGACGAGGAAGCCTTTATCCAGGTTGTTGAAAGCAAGCTCCCCTAG
- a CDS encoding SNF2-related protein: MGLGKTVQVLAAITKLKELGRLGGPVLIVAPTSVVSTWAHEATRFAPGLTVNTVTATAKKREESVEELAAADIVVTSYTLLRLEGDAYEGVTWEGVVLDEAQAVKNPRTIGYRALIKLRREWTFAVTGTPIENTIGDLGALFGLSTPGLLPAADKFSEKFKRPIERNGDPVARALLMKLTKPFLMRRKKSDVARTCPRKCRQFSRSRWMTTIGHAT, encoded by the coding sequence ATGGGCCTTGGTAAGACCGTCCAGGTCCTTGCCGCGATCACCAAACTCAAGGAACTGGGACGACTGGGTGGCCCCGTTCTGATCGTTGCCCCCACGTCGGTGGTTTCCACCTGGGCACATGAGGCAACCCGCTTTGCTCCGGGACTCACCGTCAATACGGTGACGGCAACAGCAAAGAAGCGTGAGGAGTCAGTGGAGGAACTAGCTGCCGCAGATATTGTCGTCACGTCCTACACTCTTCTTCGCCTCGAAGGGGATGCCTATGAGGGTGTCACCTGGGAAGGTGTTGTCCTTGACGAAGCGCAGGCAGTGAAGAACCCGCGGACGATTGGATATCGCGCCCTGATCAAGCTACGTAGGGAATGGACCTTCGCGGTAACCGGCACACCGATCGAGAACACGATTGGCGACCTCGGCGCACTGTTTGGGCTATCAACTCCCGGGCTTCTACCGGCAGCCGATAAGTTCTCTGAAAAATTCAAGCGACCCATCGAACGCAACGGGGATCCCGTTGCCCGGGCTCTTCTCATGAAGCTAACGAAACCATTCCTCATGAGGCGCAAGAAGTCCGATGTTGCTCGGACCTGCCCGAGAAAATGTCGACAGTTCTCTCGATCGAGATGGATGACAACCATCGGGCACGCTACGTGA
- a CDS encoding 1-acyl-sn-glycerol-3-phosphate acyltransferase: MAGKAGKTLRRGIANALIAVTPKWKPSIEPWPNKSIIIGAPHTSNFDALLMVLIMWRAEREFNFLVKDEVMKVPVLKSIVRWLGGIPVNRRKSTGLTHGISQVAQQADTFTLCITPKGTRSKQDFWKSGFYRIAYENKLPITFGFVDSVSKTFGTGPTFEPTWDITKDMEVIRAFYADMLGFKPDQTSTPRLRAEDDAEAAAYLLRPVDDGPVS, encoded by the coding sequence GTGGCCGGTAAGGCAGGTAAGACTCTTCGTCGCGGTATCGCTAACGCGCTCATTGCTGTCACGCCGAAGTGGAAGCCCAGCATCGAACCCTGGCCAAACAAGTCGATTATCATCGGTGCCCCGCACACGTCGAACTTCGACGCCCTTCTCATGGTTCTCATCATGTGGCGGGCCGAACGGGAGTTCAACTTCCTTGTTAAGGACGAGGTCATGAAGGTCCCGGTCCTCAAGTCAATCGTTCGTTGGCTCGGCGGCATTCCCGTCAATCGTCGTAAAAGCACGGGCCTTACCCACGGGATCTCGCAGGTTGCTCAGCAGGCCGACACGTTCACGCTCTGCATCACGCCCAAGGGTACCCGCTCAAAACAGGACTTCTGGAAGTCCGGCTTCTACCGGATTGCCTACGAGAACAAGCTTCCCATCACGTTCGGTTTCGTGGACTCGGTTTCTAAAACCTTTGGCACCGGGCCCACATTCGAACCGACGTGGGACATCACGAAGGACATGGAAGTGATCCGGGCATTCTATGCGGACATGCTGGGGTTCAAGCCGGATCAGACATCAACGCCGCGGTTGCGTGCAGAAGACGACGCGGAGGCCGCCGCGTACCTTCTCCGTCCCGTCGACGACGGACCGGTTTCCTAG
- a CDS encoding anthranilate synthase component II, which translates to MAKILIVDNYDSFVYTIADYLQQLGAEVDIVRNDAVDPEDAAEYDGVLISPGPGTPVNAGVSIDMIRYCADNQKPMLGVCLGHQALAEVFGGTVSHSPELMHGKTSQISHAGGGVFDSLPSPLEVTRYHSLAIEDGTNPHELEVTASVLSASGEVIMAVQHRNLPLWGVQFHPESILTQGGHRMLANWLALAGDSEAVGKSEGLRPLVDRG; encoded by the coding sequence ATGGCAAAAATTCTTATCGTCGACAACTACGACTCGTTCGTTTACACGATTGCCGACTACCTTCAACAGCTTGGAGCGGAGGTCGACATTGTGAGAAACGATGCGGTTGACCCTGAAGATGCGGCGGAATACGACGGGGTGCTTATCTCACCGGGCCCCGGAACTCCCGTTAATGCTGGAGTGTCGATCGATATGATCCGTTACTGCGCAGACAATCAGAAGCCGATGCTCGGCGTCTGTCTTGGCCACCAGGCCCTTGCCGAGGTCTTTGGTGGCACCGTGTCCCATTCGCCGGAGCTCATGCATGGCAAAACCTCCCAGATCAGCCATGCCGGCGGCGGAGTGTTCGATAGCCTGCCGAGCCCCCTCGAGGTAACCAGATACCACTCCCTCGCCATCGAAGACGGAACGAATCCTCATGAGCTTGAAGTAACCGCCTCGGTCCTCAGTGCCAGCGGTGAAGTGATCATGGCGGTCCAGCACAGGAACCTGCCACTGTGGGGAGTCCAGTTCCATCCCGAATCGATTCTCACGCAGGGCGGGCACCGCATGCTTGCCAACTGGTTGGCACTCGCGGGAGACAGCGAAGCCGTCGGCAAATCTGAAGGGCTCAGGCCCCTAGTCGACCGCGGATAG
- a CDS encoding antibiotic biosynthesis monooxygenase family protein, with protein MTVIKINAIEVPEGSGDALAERFSPRARAMDDVPGSEGFELLRPEDGRNTWLVITRWKDEESFQAWTSSQNFREGHDRSGGKKPVGTGSEIWNYSVAVTSGR; from the coding sequence ATGACAGTAATCAAGATCAACGCCATCGAGGTTCCGGAAGGTTCCGGTGACGCTCTTGCGGAGCGTTTCTCGCCCCGTGCACGGGCCATGGACGACGTTCCCGGCTCCGAAGGCTTTGAGCTTCTGCGCCCCGAGGATGGCCGTAACACGTGGCTCGTCATTACCCGGTGGAAGGATGAGGAGTCTTTCCAGGCGTGGACATCATCCCAGAATTTCCGCGAGGGCCACGACCGGTCGGGCGGTAAGAAGCCTGTCGGTACCGGTTCGGAGATCTGGAACTACTCTGTTGCGGTGACCAGTGGCCGGTAA
- a CDS encoding pyridoxal-phosphate dependent enzyme encodes MTTLPTFEDVGAAAARIKQYTHETRVVGSRLLNKYLGVEVLIKCENQQRGGSFKTRGAFNAILSRMERSEITKERGVITYSSGNHGQAVALAAYQLDIPATVFMPTDAPKVKIDMTKSYGVEVIMYDAEKDDRVAMANALAEERDWPLIPSFDDAEIIAGQGTAMQELLREVGHVDALVLPVGGGGLISGSALVSKVFSPEAQIFGVEPAEANDAQQSLEKGEIVTIPSPVTIADGARVRSITELTFDLMKKNVDEIITATDDQIFTSMKLVADRLKLVSEPTGVLGLAGVKTLVDEGKIARGSRVATVISGGNVDLDTFATCIASPDEAIKQMQNWLS; translated from the coding sequence ATGACCACCCTACCCACCTTCGAAGATGTCGGTGCAGCCGCCGCACGGATCAAGCAGTACACGCACGAGACCCGTGTCGTTGGATCCCGCCTGCTAAACAAGTACCTCGGTGTTGAGGTCCTTATCAAGTGCGAGAACCAGCAGCGCGGTGGCTCGTTCAAGACCCGTGGTGCTTTCAACGCAATCCTCTCTCGTATGGAACGCAGCGAGATCACGAAGGAACGTGGAGTTATCACGTACTCCAGCGGTAACCACGGCCAGGCAGTAGCCCTTGCCGCATACCAGCTCGACATCCCCGCGACCGTCTTCATGCCGACCGACGCACCCAAGGTCAAGATCGACATGACGAAGTCGTACGGTGTCGAGGTCATCATGTATGACGCCGAGAAGGACGATCGCGTTGCGATGGCCAACGCACTCGCAGAAGAGCGCGACTGGCCCCTGATCCCATCGTTCGACGATGCTGAGATCATTGCCGGTCAGGGAACCGCAATGCAGGAACTGCTACGGGAGGTCGGCCACGTCGACGCGCTCGTTTTGCCCGTCGGCGGTGGCGGCCTGATCTCCGGTTCTGCCCTGGTTTCAAAGGTCTTCAGTCCCGAGGCACAGATCTTCGGTGTTGAGCCCGCCGAGGCTAACGATGCACAGCAGTCTCTCGAGAAGGGTGAGATTGTCACCATCCCATCCCCGGTAACGATCGCTGACGGTGCGCGAGTCCGTAGCATCACCGAACTGACTTTCGACCTCATGAAGAAGAACGTCGACGAGATCATCACCGCAACCGATGATCAGATCTTCACCTCCATGAAGCTCGTCGCTGATCGCCTGAAGCTCGTTTCTGAACCCACCGGTGTTCTCGGCCTTGCCGGAGTCAAGACCCTTGTCGACGAGGGCAAGATCGCCCGTGGCTCCCGTGTCGCAACCGTGATCTCGGGCGGCAACGTCGACCTTGATACGTTCGCTACCTGCATTGCTTCCCCCGATGAGGCAATCAAGCAGATGCAGAACTGGCTGTCATGA
- a CDS encoding class E sortase, with protein sequence MGRHTKAKPSAPTRVLGVVGELLITAGVIIILFVVWQIWWTDVIAGREQSRVVSEFREEIPEPAEEPADEPTEYRSDPPVIDTATVKASIGTNDLWGVMHIPAFGDDYEVGIAEGTDLSTVIDKGSLGHYTDTAMPGELGNFALAGHRQSYGAALRNQPDLEAGDPLIVETAEYFYVYRVTEHEIVAPTAIEVLAPVPGNPGVAADGYYLTLTTCHPPFISNERWITYAELDYWMPRSEGTPKEL encoded by the coding sequence ATGGGCCGACACACCAAGGCTAAACCGTCTGCTCCAACGAGGGTACTAGGTGTTGTTGGAGAACTCCTCATCACAGCGGGTGTCATCATCATCCTGTTCGTCGTTTGGCAGATCTGGTGGACCGACGTTATCGCCGGACGGGAGCAGTCCCGTGTTGTCAGCGAGTTCCGTGAGGAGATTCCAGAACCCGCGGAAGAACCTGCTGATGAACCGACCGAGTACCGGAGTGATCCCCCGGTGATTGATACTGCTACAGTAAAGGCCTCGATTGGCACGAACGACCTGTGGGGAGTTATGCACATTCCCGCTTTCGGTGATGACTACGAGGTTGGTATTGCCGAAGGCACAGACCTCTCGACCGTTATCGATAAGGGAAGCCTGGGCCACTACACGGATACGGCGATGCCGGGGGAGCTCGGCAATTTTGCCCTGGCAGGGCACCGGCAGTCCTACGGCGCTGCCCTTCGCAACCAGCCGGACCTCGAGGCGGGAGACCCCCTCATCGTGGAAACTGCCGAATACTTCTACGTGTACCGCGTGACCGAACACGAGATTGTTGCCCCCACCGCCATCGAAGTTCTCGCCCCGGTCCCCGGAAACCCGGGAGTCGCCGCCGATGGGTACTACCTGACGCTGACGACCTGCCACCCTCCCTTCATCTCGAACGAGCGCTGGATAACCTACGCAGAGCTCGACTACTGGATGCCCCGTAGCGAGGGCACACCGAAGGAGCTTTGA
- a CDS encoding DEAD/DEAH box helicase, whose amino-acid sequence MSTVLSIEMDDNHRARYVKQLERERQEVLGLIQDPDGNKISILASLTRLRRLAIDPGLLDDGGPPATKTQVLLEHLDTLIPAGHQVLVFSQFTSYLARIGEQLDKAKISYAYLDGSTRNRDREIQSFKSGEKPVFLISLKAGGVGLTLIEADYVFVMDPWWNPAAEEQAIDRAHRIGQDKHVHVYRMASTGSIEEKVVALQERKRGFAELIDSGSGAPITADDIRALLE is encoded by the coding sequence ATGTCGACAGTTCTCTCGATCGAGATGGATGACAACCATCGGGCACGCTACGTGAAACAGCTGGAACGAGAACGACAGGAAGTCCTCGGGCTTATTCAGGATCCGGACGGCAACAAGATCTCAATCCTGGCTTCGCTGACGAGGCTTCGTCGCCTCGCAATCGACCCCGGACTGTTGGATGATGGGGGGCCGCCCGCCACCAAGACCCAGGTTCTTCTCGAACATCTCGATACTCTTATTCCCGCCGGACACCAGGTTCTCGTGTTCTCCCAGTTCACAAGCTATCTGGCCAGAATCGGTGAGCAGCTTGATAAGGCGAAAATATCCTACGCTTATCTTGATGGAAGTACGAGAAACCGCGACCGGGAAATCCAGTCATTCAAGTCGGGAGAAAAGCCCGTCTTCCTCATCTCGCTTAAGGCGGGCGGTGTCGGCCTGACCCTGATCGAAGCCGACTATGTGTTTGTCATGGACCCCTGGTGGAACCCCGCTGCGGAAGAGCAGGCTATTGACCGCGCCCACCGAATCGGTCAAGACAAGCACGTCCACGTCTACCGCATGGCATCCACCGGCAGTATCGAAGAGAAGGTCGTTGCCCTCCAAGAACGAAAGCGTGGCTTCGCTGAGCTTATCGATAGCGGTAGCGGAGCCCCGATCACCGCAGATGACATTAGGGCGCTTCTCGAGTAG
- the pknB gene encoding Stk1 family PASTA domain-containing Ser/Thr kinase — protein sequence MVDQLPRMLADRYEVGRLIGRGGMAQVYIAYDTRLSRTVAIKILRSDMATDDTFLARFRREAQSSAALNHPSIVAVYDTGEEEVETGTGKVTLPFIVMEYVNGQTVRDLLADGDPIPIDEAAHVAAGVLSALEYSHREGIIHRDIKPGNIMLTPDGSVKVMDFGIARALSDHHSTVTQTNTVVGTAQYLSPEQARGEVVDIRSDLYSAGCLLYEMLVGKPPFTGDSAVAVAYQHVSEVPTPPSTVTADIPDSIDRVVLKALAKNRDDRYQTAAAFRSDLLSAVRGQAVTAPATTAYVAPAPMATPIATTVFPTGQSVPSAVSAHTGNYPPYQTGQFPAQEKKSSNGWLWAIIVILLAVLGFVAWQVFGNDDPPEEPTPTITMVDVPNLEGLDQTEARTTLEDHNLELVIGEPVESDDVEEGLFVSSNPEIGTSVEEGSTVTVSFSSGVGEVTVPDVTGLNVDSARNLIEAEGLVWGTSDSVDNFPEYDEGEVVSSDPAADQQVPRGTQVNVQVSSGRVSIPNLLNMNIDIATAELDNLKLSYRIEYEETAEAEPDTVIAQDYREGSIVDTGTQITITVAEEPPATEDPTTEDPTPTEDPTTEDPTPTEDPTPDPTTEEPPPTEEPSPTEGE from the coding sequence ATGGTGGACCAACTCCCCCGGATGTTAGCCGACCGCTACGAGGTTGGCCGGCTTATCGGGCGTGGCGGGATGGCACAGGTGTACATCGCCTACGATACGAGGCTGTCACGCACGGTCGCCATCAAGATCTTGCGTTCCGACATGGCAACGGACGACACGTTCCTCGCCCGCTTCCGGCGTGAGGCCCAGTCATCCGCTGCTCTGAACCATCCGTCGATCGTTGCCGTCTACGACACGGGTGAGGAAGAGGTCGAGACCGGGACCGGCAAGGTCACCCTGCCATTCATTGTCATGGAGTACGTCAACGGACAGACGGTCCGTGATCTACTTGCCGACGGCGACCCGATCCCGATCGACGAAGCCGCGCACGTGGCCGCCGGTGTCCTATCGGCACTGGAATACTCGCACCGCGAGGGCATCATCCACCGCGACATTAAGCCGGGCAACATTATGTTGACCCCGGACGGGTCGGTCAAGGTCATGGACTTCGGCATTGCCCGCGCACTGTCCGATCATCACTCGACCGTCACCCAGACAAACACGGTTGTTGGAACCGCCCAGTACCTGTCGCCCGAGCAGGCACGCGGCGAGGTGGTCGACATTCGTTCCGACCTTTATTCTGCTGGTTGCCTCCTGTACGAGATGTTGGTTGGCAAGCCGCCGTTCACCGGTGACTCGGCCGTTGCCGTTGCCTACCAGCACGTCTCCGAGGTTCCCACCCCACCATCAACCGTGACGGCTGATATTCCGGATTCTATTGACCGCGTCGTTCTCAAAGCCCTCGCGAAGAACCGCGATGATCGCTACCAAACAGCCGCGGCATTCCGCTCCGACCTGCTGAGTGCTGTCCGTGGACAAGCGGTCACCGCACCGGCCACCACCGCCTACGTGGCCCCCGCACCAATGGCCACACCAATCGCCACCACCGTGTTCCCGACCGGCCAGTCGGTACCATCCGCGGTTTCCGCACATACCGGCAACTATCCTCCGTACCAGACGGGCCAGTTCCCGGCGCAGGAGAAGAAGTCGAGCAACGGCTGGCTGTGGGCCATCATTGTCATTCTTCTCGCGGTTCTTGGCTTTGTTGCCTGGCAGGTATTCGGCAACGATGATCCACCAGAAGAACCCACACCAACAATCACAATGGTGGACGTTCCCAACCTCGAAGGTCTGGACCAAACCGAGGCGCGGACAACCTTGGAGGATCACAATCTTGAGCTCGTAATCGGCGAGCCCGTCGAGTCTGATGATGTCGAAGAGGGCCTCTTTGTTTCTTCCAACCCGGAGATTGGCACCTCTGTCGAAGAGGGCAGCACCGTCACCGTGTCGTTCTCGTCCGGCGTTGGCGAGGTCACCGTCCCCGATGTCACAGGCCTTAATGTCGATTCCGCTCGAAACCTCATCGAGGCCGAGGGCCTCGTGTGGGGCACCTCAGATTCCGTTGATAACTTCCCCGAATATGACGAGGGTGAAGTTGTTTCCTCGGACCCTGCCGCCGATCAGCAGGTACCGCGTGGGACACAGGTCAACGTTCAGGTTTCCTCGGGACGCGTCTCTATCCCGAATCTCCTCAACATGAATATTGATATCGCCACGGCAGAGCTGGATAATCTCAAGCTGAGTTACCGGATCGAGTACGAAGAAACTGCCGAAGCCGAGCCCGATACTGTTATCGCTCAGGACTACCGCGAAGGTTCAATCGTCGATACCGGCACCCAGATCACGATCACGGTTGCGGAAGAGCCCCCGGCCACGGAGGATCCGACGACAGAAGATCCCACACCGACCGAGGATCCGACGACAGAAGATCCAACCCCCACGGAAGATCCAACGCCCGACCCGACCACCGAAGAGCCACCTCCTACGGAGGAGCCTTCGCCTACCGAGGGAGAGTAG
- a CDS encoding cell division protein CrgA — translation MPESRRRKAAVQKKRAQENVEIEKNRELKGSPRWWAPLMVGLMLLGLIIVVTAYVTGGNYPIGFDNGNYNLFLGFGVMLVGFLMTMGWK, via the coding sequence ATGCCCGAATCAAGGCGTCGCAAAGCCGCTGTCCAGAAGAAGCGGGCTCAGGAAAATGTGGAGATCGAGAAGAACCGGGAGCTCAAGGGCTCACCCCGGTGGTGGGCGCCCCTCATGGTGGGCCTCATGCTTCTCGGCCTTATCATTGTTGTCACCGCGTACGTGACCGGCGGTAACTACCCGATCGGTTTCGACAACGGTAACTACAACCTGTTCCTCGGCTTCGGAGTCATGCTCGTTGGCTTCCTCATGACAATGGGCTGGAAGTAG